A genomic segment from Polyangium mundeleinium encodes:
- a CDS encoding PAS domain-containing sensor histidine kinase codes for MQETTIDWTEVIARAPDGVVCADERGRIVYANPAAERLLGRSPGELVGESFPELVALPDGEGLRWDEATVAPERAIGHRKDGTNVPLEVSLVPPGGHAFATAFVRDLSASDRSVTTKLLAAERESFLSMAAHQLRAPIQPVLNSLRTIERALAIGTTPPDGTMARALRQTLRLGRLVDAILSDAAAIERGTLEVHVSPFDLAVFTREVVEDFRLAAPSQRLEYHGPGDGVPVTSDPDRVHQILISLIDNAMKYSGRQRVVTVEVEGTESRVRVRVIDQGIGIPAAEQASVFGKFYRGSNVPTSASGLGVGLYLAQGLAKRLHGSLTVASEVGRGSAFSLVLPRHWPEGKGVAAPAQRGNRDESRPPH; via the coding sequence GTGCAGGAGACGACGATCGATTGGACCGAAGTGATCGCGCGGGCGCCCGATGGGGTGGTCTGCGCGGACGAACGTGGGCGGATCGTGTACGCCAATCCCGCGGCAGAGCGTCTCCTCGGGCGCTCGCCCGGAGAGCTCGTCGGAGAGTCGTTCCCCGAGCTCGTGGCGCTTCCCGACGGGGAAGGGCTTCGCTGGGACGAGGCGACGGTCGCGCCGGAGCGAGCCATCGGGCATCGAAAGGACGGGACGAACGTGCCGCTCGAGGTCTCGCTCGTGCCGCCCGGGGGCCACGCGTTCGCGACAGCCTTCGTGCGGGATCTGTCGGCGAGTGATCGGTCGGTCACGACGAAGTTGCTCGCCGCCGAGCGCGAGTCGTTCCTGTCGATGGCCGCGCATCAGCTCCGCGCGCCGATCCAGCCGGTGCTGAACTCGCTACGGACGATCGAGCGCGCGCTCGCCATCGGGACGACGCCGCCCGACGGGACGATGGCGCGCGCGCTGCGGCAGACGCTCCGGCTCGGGCGGCTCGTGGACGCGATCCTGAGCGACGCCGCGGCGATCGAGCGCGGGACGCTGGAAGTGCATGTGTCGCCCTTCGACCTCGCGGTCTTCACGCGCGAGGTGGTGGAGGACTTCCGCCTGGCCGCGCCGTCGCAGCGGCTCGAGTACCACGGGCCCGGCGATGGGGTGCCCGTGACGTCGGATCCGGATCGGGTGCACCAGATCCTGATCAGCCTCATCGACAACGCGATGAAGTACTCGGGGCGGCAGCGCGTGGTGACGGTGGAGGTCGAGGGGACGGAGTCACGCGTGCGGGTGCGCGTGATCGATCAGGGGATCGGGATCCCGGCGGCGGAGCAGGCCAGCGTGTTCGGCAAGTTTTACCGCGGCTCGAACGTGCCGACGTCGGCGAGCGGGCTCGGTGTGGGGCTCTATCTCGCGCAAGGGCTCGCGAAGCGTCTGCACGGCAGCTTGACGGTCGCGAGCGAGGTGGGGCGAGGGAGCGCCTTCTCGCTGGTGCTGCCGAGGCATTGGCCGGAGGGCAAGGGCGTAGCGGCGCCGGCCCAACGAGGGAACCGCGATGAAAGCCGCCCGCCGCATTGA
- a CDS encoding sensor histidine kinase, which translates to MKAARRIEPSYEALAARLAEAQAENTRLRQENECFAHERAEREAAEEEARLEMRTFFALIAHQLKNPLLPLEVSLMTLARALERGTSVPPDTFPRTMRQARRLGRLIDALLVDLPRIEDGSLHVAALSFDLREPVRRAVGEARLMLESRTFTLHEPASPVRVRGDPERVEQIVVSLVENAVKYSPPEAPICVRVISEDAASAMVVVEDRGIGIPARELGQVFTKFYRGSNAPSYLYRGLGVGLYLAHHLATLCRGRLSVESVEGQGTICRLCIPLDA; encoded by the coding sequence ATGAAAGCCGCCCGCCGCATTGAGCCGAGCTACGAGGCGCTCGCGGCCAGGCTCGCCGAGGCCCAGGCGGAGAACACGCGCCTCCGACAGGAAAACGAGTGCTTCGCGCACGAGCGCGCCGAGAGGGAGGCCGCCGAGGAAGAGGCGCGGCTGGAGATGAGGACGTTCTTCGCGCTGATCGCGCATCAGCTCAAGAACCCGCTTCTGCCGCTGGAGGTCTCGCTCATGACGCTCGCGCGGGCGCTCGAGCGAGGGACGAGCGTCCCGCCCGACACGTTCCCGCGGACGATGCGGCAGGCGCGCAGGCTGGGCCGTTTGATCGACGCGTTGCTCGTGGACCTGCCCCGTATCGAGGACGGATCGCTGCACGTGGCGGCGCTCTCGTTCGACCTCCGCGAGCCGGTGCGGCGGGCGGTGGGCGAGGCGCGGCTGATGCTGGAGTCGCGGACGTTCACGCTTCACGAGCCCGCCTCGCCGGTGCGCGTGCGGGGCGACCCGGAGCGGGTGGAGCAGATCGTGGTGTCGCTCGTGGAGAACGCGGTGAAGTACTCGCCGCCCGAGGCGCCGATCTGCGTGCGGGTGATCTCCGAGGACGCGGCAAGCGCGATGGTGGTCGTGGAGGACCGGGGGATCGGCATCCCGGCGCGCGAGCTCGGCCAGGTGTTCACGAAGTTCTATCGGGGTTCCAACGCGCCGAGCTACCTGTATCGCGGGCTGGGTGTAGGTCTGTACCTGGCACACCACTTGGCGACGCTCTGCCGAGGTCGTTTGTCGGTCGAGAGCGTGGAAGGCCAGGGGACGATCTGTCGGCTTTGCATCCCGCTCGA
- a CDS encoding response regulator codes for MGGTKLGKRSRPTVLIVDDDDEIRYSMRNLLVVSDFDVLLAADGVEALKLLERHRVDALVIDLMMPRLDGVGVIRALLGKPPETRPGVIIVVSAHVELRRRIMGLDVRRVFPKPFDALALVNELSAAFSDGAADSEPAKDKPPAEPTLVAVPRGHEGRPV; via the coding sequence GTGGGGGGCACGAAATTGGGAAAGCGCTCGCGACCAACCGTTCTGATCGTCGATGACGACGACGAGATTCGATATTCGATGCGCAACCTCCTGGTCGTATCGGACTTCGACGTCTTGCTCGCCGCCGACGGCGTCGAGGCCCTCAAGCTGCTCGAGCGCCATCGTGTCGACGCGCTCGTCATCGATTTGATGATGCCGCGCCTCGACGGCGTGGGCGTCATTCGGGCGCTGCTCGGCAAACCCCCCGAGACGCGGCCGGGCGTGATCATCGTCGTCTCGGCGCACGTCGAGCTCCGCCGGCGCATCATGGGCCTCGACGTCCGCCGTGTCTTCCCCAAGCCCTTCGACGCGCTCGCCCTCGTGAACGAGCTCTCGGCCGCCTTCAGCGACGGCGCCGCGGACAGCGAGCCCGCCAAGGACAAACCGCCCGCCGAGCCGACCCTCGTCGCCGTCCCCCGCGGACACGAAGGGCGCCCGGTTTGA